The Acidimicrobiia bacterium genome includes the window TGTTTGTGTCGTCGCTGGTGGTTGGTATGTTCGGCATGCTGTTCATGGCCTCCACCCTCATCACCGTGGCGGTGTTCGCCTTCCTGCTGTCCTGTGGGCTGTTTCTGATATCGCCCTTCGTTGCCCTGTACGCCTCCCGGCGCACGACCCGGTAGGTTCGGTCGGGCCATGGGCACCTATCTTGATCGCATTCTGGCGGGCCATCGGGCCGCCGCCGCCGCCGACCTGCGGCCCCTCGAAGCGCTTCTGGACGAGGCTCGCCAATGCGAGCCGGCCCGTCCGTTCGAGGCGGCCCTGGCCTTCACGGGGGAACGGCAACTGGCGGTGATCGCCGAGGTAAAGCGACGTTCGCCATCGAGGGGTGATCTGGCCGTAGATCTAGATGCGGCCGAAGTTGCCCTGGCCTACGACCGCGGTGGTGCCACTTGTTTGTCGGTACTCACCGACACGGAGTGGTTCGGGGGGTCGGTGGCCGATCTGCAAGCGGCGAGAGCGGCGGTTGATCTCCCGGTGCTTCGGAAGGATTTCACCGTGGCGGCCCGGGACGTGGCCGACGCCCGACTGATGGGCGCCGATGCCCTGTTGCTGATCGTGGCGGCCCTCGACGACGCCGAGTTGGCTGATCTGCATGGGCTAGGCCAAGAACTGGGTCTGGATGTGCTGGTAGAGGTGCACGACGAGGCGGAACTGGAACGCGCCCTGGCGGTGGGTGCCACCATGATCGGGGTGAATCAACGAGATCTGGTGACCTTCGCCGTGGATACCGAACGCGCCGTCCGCGTGGCTCGCCTGATGCCGGAAGGCATCGTCCGGGTGGCCGAGTCGGGGATCGCCGGTACCGCCGATGCGGTGGTGCTGGCGGCGGCGGGTTTTCACGCCGTGCTGGTGGGCGAGTCGGTGGTGACCAGTGGCGACCGCGCCGGTTCAGTCACCCGCCTGCGGGTTCGCCGTCGCTAACCTGGGGGCGTGTTCGTCAAGATTTGTGGGATCACCAGTGAGGAAGATGCGCTCCTGGCCGTCGCCATGGGAGCCGACGCGGTGGGCTTCAATTTCGTTCCGTCCTCGTCACGCTTTCTGGCCGTGGGCCGGGCTGCCGATATCGCCAAGCGGCTTCCGGCCGAGATCCTCACGGTGGGCGTCTTTCGCAACGAGACCCGTGAGCGCGTGGTGGAACTCACGAACCAGGCGGGCTTGCGGGCTGCCCAACTGCACGGTTACGAGAGTGTGGAGGACACCCGGTGGGTGCGTCAACGCCTGTCGCTGGTGATCAAGGCGTTCTCCGGTGGGGATCCCGCCTTAGGCCGGTCGGTGGCCTACGGAGCCGACGTCGTCATGCTGGACTCCGCCAGTCCGGGTTCCGGGCAGGTATTCGATTGGTCCTTGGCCGAGGGTGCCCCCTCGGGTGTCCGGTTGCTCCTCGCCGGGGGACTCACACCAGACAACGTGGCGACCGCTATCGGGCGAGTGCGCCCGTGGGGAGTGGACGTTGCGTCGGGGGTGGAGTCCGCTCCCGGTGTGAAGGACCCGTCGTTGATGCGTCGCTTTATTAGTGCTGCCACCGGCGCCGAACCCGCCGCCTACCAAAGCGAAGCTCCCGAACGACCCTTCGACTGGATGCTCGACGACTAAGGAGGGGTCGGCGGAATGGGCGGCCCTCCCCGGATCGGCGCTCCGGGCGGGGTGCGGGGAGGCAATGAACTGGCGCGTAGCGATGCTCTCGGTCGATCCTGGGAGGGTGAGCGACATTGCACCTGTCATGGGAGATCCCGGGACCACCGGTCGGTTTGGCGACTTTGGGGGCCGATACATTCCTGAGACGTTGATTCCGGCCTGTGCGGAACTGGATAGAGCGTTCCGGTCGGCCTGGGTGGATCCCCTGTTCCGGGCTGAACTCGATGGCTTGCTCACCAACTATGCCGGGCGCCCGTCCCTGCTCTACGAAGCGAAGCGGCTTTCGGCGGCGATCGGCTGCACGTTGTTGCTCAAGCGTGAGGATCTCAACCACACCGGCTCGCACAAGATCAACAATGTCCTGGGTCAGGCCTTGCTTGCCCAGCGGATGGGTAAGCCGCGAGTGATCGCGGAGACCGGCGCCGGCCAGCACGGCGTGGCGAGTGCCACCGCGGCGGCGCTCATGGGTTTGGAGTGCGTCGTCTACATGGGCGAGGTGGACATGGAGCGCCAGGCGCTCAATGTGTTTCGCATGCGTCTGCTCGGCGCCGAGGTGCGGCCGGCGCTCTCCGGTAGCCGCACGCTGAAGGATGCCATCAACGAAGCCATGCGTGATTGGGTGGCGAGTGTGGAGACGAGTCACTACTTGCTCGGATCGGTGATGGGCCCGCACCCGTATCCGTGGATGGTGCGCGAGTTGCATCGGGTGATCGGCGACGAAGCTCGCGAACAGTGCCGAGCGCTTCTCGGGCGTGATCCGGACGTCGTGACCGCCTGTGTAGGGGGCGGCTCGAATGCCCTCGGACTGTTCTCTGGTTTTGCCGAACTCCCTGCCGTGGAGATGGTGGGGGTAGAGCCCGATGGGGGCGCGGCGGTAGGTCGGGGTGTCCCGGGGATTGTGCACGGCTCGAAGTCCTACCTACTCCAGGATGAGTACGGGCAGGTGATTGAGGCACAGTCGATCTCGGCCGGTCTGGACTACCCCGGCATCGGTCCGGAGCACGCCCACCTCGATGCCAGTGGGCGGGCTCGGTACGAGAAGGTCACGGACGCAGAGGTACTCAACGCCTTTGCGGTGTTGTCTCGCACCGAGGGGATCATCCCTGCCCTCGAGCCTGCTCATGCCCTGGCCTGGGTGCTACGGGCCAAGGAGGAGTTGGCGGGGAAGGTGGTATTGCTCAACCTGTCGGGCCGGGGCGACAAGGACGTGGCCCAAGTGGCGGAGATTTTGGACCGGGAATCCGATGGCTGAAGTGGTGTCGTTGGAAGCGCATCTGCGCACCCGGCGTGACGACGGCCGAAAACTCCTCGTTCCGTACATCACCGGAGGGCTCGGCCACGACTGGGCGGAGGTGGTGCGGGCTTATGCGGATGCCGGGGCCGACGCGGTGGAGATCGGCATTCCCTTTTCGGATCCGGTCATGGACGGGCCCACGATTCAACAGGCCAGCGAGGTCGCCCTTGATCAGGGCGCCAACCTGCCCGG containing:
- a CDS encoding indole-3-glycerol-phosphate synthase, with product MGTYLDRILAGHRAAAAADLRPLEALLDEARQCEPARPFEAALAFTGERQLAVIAEVKRRSPSRGDLAVDLDAAEVALAYDRGGATCLSVLTDTEWFGGSVADLQAARAAVDLPVLRKDFTVAARDVADARLMGADALLLIVAALDDAELADLHGLGQELGLDVLVEVHDEAELERALAVGATMIGVNQRDLVTFAVDTERAVRVARLMPEGIVRVAESGIAGTADAVVLAAAGFHAVLVGESVVTSGDRAGSVTRLRVRRR
- a CDS encoding phosphoribosylanthranilate isomerase, producing MFVKICGITSEEDALLAVAMGADAVGFNFVPSSSRFLAVGRAADIAKRLPAEILTVGVFRNETRERVVELTNQAGLRAAQLHGYESVEDTRWVRQRLSLVIKAFSGGDPALGRSVAYGADVVMLDSASPGSGQVFDWSLAEGAPSGVRLLLAGGLTPDNVATAIGRVRPWGVDVASGVESAPGVKDPSLMRRFISAATGAEPAAYQSEAPERPFDWMLDD
- the trpB gene encoding tryptophan synthase subunit beta, translating into MGDPGTTGRFGDFGGRYIPETLIPACAELDRAFRSAWVDPLFRAELDGLLTNYAGRPSLLYEAKRLSAAIGCTLLLKREDLNHTGSHKINNVLGQALLAQRMGKPRVIAETGAGQHGVASATAAALMGLECVVYMGEVDMERQALNVFRMRLLGAEVRPALSGSRTLKDAINEAMRDWVASVETSHYLLGSVMGPHPYPWMVRELHRVIGDEAREQCRALLGRDPDVVTACVGGGSNALGLFSGFAELPAVEMVGVEPDGGAAVGRGVPGIVHGSKSYLLQDEYGQVIEAQSISAGLDYPGIGPEHAHLDASGRARYEKVTDAEVLNAFAVLSRTEGIIPALEPAHALAWVLRAKEELAGKVVLLNLSGRGDKDVAQVAEILDRESDG